TTCCACTTTGCCCCTGCTCTTCACGACGACCGTCTCTTGCACGCATCGACCTCAGTGTCGGGTCTACGAGCCGATGCCCGGGATGCCGAGAAGCTGGCGAAGACGAGCCACCCGGCCGGTGACCGCGGGATGATCGCGCTCCAGGCTTCGAGGCGGCCGCAGCCACCTGGCCAGCTGCCGCAGCCCCAGCAGCGTCGCCGAGCGACGAACCAGCTCGTCGTGCCCTGCCGGGAGCGCAGCGATCTCGCCGTAGCCGGCGAGCAGGTCATGCAGCAGCGGCACCGGCGTGCTCTCGTGATCCCACAGGGAGAAGTGCCCGACGTCGAACAGCGGCTCGGTCCCGCGGATCTCGCCGAAGTCGATCAGCCCGGTGTAATACCCGTCGAGCTGGAAGATCTGCGTGGTGTCGTAGTCGCCGTGCGCCAATGTGGCGCACGCCAGGTCCCGGCGGCGCTCGCTGTCCACCAGCGCCCAGAGCCGGTCCAGCTCCGCGACGGTGAACAGCGCCGCCAGCGGCCCCGGCCAGGGGTCGGGGAGGTAGGACGTCACAAAGCCCGCATAGGTGCTCGACCTTCCGCGAAGTGGCCAGCCCGGAGCCTGGCGCCGCACCCAGCCGAAGCCCTGTACGCCCACGCCGTTGAGCACCGCGAGCTCGCGGCCGGCGGCACGGGCGACACGGCGTGCGGCACGCTGGTCCCGACAGTGCGCCAGGGGCTCGCCGGCGATCTCGCCCATGATCAGCACCGAGCGGCCCAGGGCCTGGTCGAACGGCTCCACGTGCACCACCTCAGGCACCAGCAGGCCCAGGACTCGAAGGCGCTCCAGAAGTGACATGTCGACGGAGAGGTCTTCGTCGTCCTCCTCGGCGATCCGCACGTACAGCACGCGTCCCGCCGCTTCGACCCGGTACACCTGGGCGGCAACGCCCGCTGGCGTTCGAGCCACCGTCCGCCCGGCACCAAGGACGCGTCGCAGCAGCGCGTGCAGCGCCCCCTGGTCGACATCTGGCCTGCGTTCCAACCTGCCTTCGCCTCTGCGAGCCGAGCAGCCACTCTGGGAGTTCCTGCTGCATCATTGCCTGGTCACGCAGCACCACCTCAATCGGGGCAGCGGCAGGGCCGCTGGCGGTCAGGCGCCGCTCTCGTGGCTCGTGCCGGCGAAGGCGGCGGCCAGCTCGCGGCCGTACAGGCCCTTGGGGTCGAACAGCGCGGTGCGCTCGTCCTGGGCGTGCTGGACCAGGACGATGCTGGGGTGGCGTCCGGACAGGCTGACCTGCCCGAGCACGCGGGCGACCAGGCCGGCGTCGTGGACCAGGCGCTCGTGCGTCCCGGCGTCGTCGACGAGCACGACCATCCGCGCCCCGGGCGCGGCGACCCGGGCCAGCTCCCGCCAGGCGCGCCGCTCGTCCCTTGCGGCCGTCCCCTCGACCGCCACCTGCCGCTGCCACGGCGGGTTGCTCGCCACCCGGTCGACAACACGGCCGGCGAGCGGCAGCGCACCCGCGTCCGCGACGAGCAGGCGCAGTCGAGCCCGTGCCGCCCGGGCGTTGCCGCGGGCGGCACGGACGGCCGGCTCCGAGATGTCGGTGCCGACGCCGGCCAGAGCGGGCTGCAGCGCGGCGGCCTCGATCGGCATGGTGCCGGCACCGCAGAACGGGTCGAGCAGGAGCTGGCCCGGCCGCAGGCCGGTGACCAGGGCCAGCGCGGCGGCCAGCGGCGGGTGCAGCGTCCCTGCACGCGACAGCTCCTTGTAGGCGCGCCGGTGCAGCGGCCTGGCGGCCAGTCGTAGGCCGATCAGGGCGCGGTCGCCGGCCAGGTGCACGCGCCACGACAACGCCGCCTCCACCCTTCCGGCCCGCCTGGACAGGTACGCCGCACCCAGGCGCCGGGCGATCGGCCGGCCCACCGCGTCCTCGATGTCGTAGCGGTTGTAGTTGCGGCGCCCGAGGAAGCTGGCGGTGACCTCCAGGGTGGGGGATCCGGTGCCGGCGGTGACCTCCCCGGTAGGGGATCCGGCGCTGGCGGTGACCTCCCCGGTGGGGGATCCGGCGCTGCC
The window above is part of the Actinomycetes bacterium genome. Proteins encoded here:
- a CDS encoding methyltransferase domain-containing protein; translation: MTESSASAPPERPGSATLFARCLRGLEWVVAAELRGRLGAEVVATGHREVHFRLPGTPTAALGLRTADDVFLHVGSVSGLDHTRASLERLGDAASGLDVRGTAERVRAMRGSAGSPTGEVTASAGSPTGEVTAGTGSPTLEVTASFLGRRNYNRYDIEDAVGRPIARRLGAAYLSRRAGRVEAALSWRVHLAGDRALIGLRLAARPLHRRAYKELSRAGTLHPPLAAALALVTGLRPGQLLLDPFCGAGTMPIEAAALQPALAGVGTDISEPAVRAARGNARAARARLRLLVADAGALPLAGRVVDRVASNPPWQRQVAVEGTAARDERRAWRELARVAAPGARMVVLVDDAGTHERLVHDAGLVARVLGQVSLSGRHPSIVLVQHAQDERTALFDPKGLYGRELAAAFAGTSHESGA
- a CDS encoding phosphotransferase; protein product: MERRPDVDQGALHALLRRVLGAGRTVARTPAGVAAQVYRVEAAGRVLYVRIAEEDDEDLSVDMSLLERLRVLGLLVPEVVHVEPFDQALGRSVLIMGEIAGEPLAHCRDQRAARRVARAAGRELAVLNGVGVQGFGWVRRQAPGWPLRGRSSTYAGFVTSYLPDPWPGPLAALFTVAELDRLWALVDSERRRDLACATLAHGDYDTTQIFQLDGYYTGLIDFGEIRGTEPLFDVGHFSLWDHESTPVPLLHDLLAGYGEIAALPAGHDELVRRSATLLGLRQLARWLRPPRSLERDHPAVTGRVARLRQLLGIPGIGS